DNA sequence from the Teretinema zuelzerae genome:
CGAACAACAGCCTGCCCCGAGATCGGACCCGCTCTGCGAAGGCGTCGGTCGCGGATGTGATATCGACAAGATCCACCGGGAAAGCCGAACGTTCCGCGATGCGATAGAGTCCAAGAAGGGACCCGCCTTCCAAAGCAAGATCTATATCGGAGTTTAAAGTGAAAGGGAGAGCGTCCTCGAAAGTTGAACCGAATCCCCAGATTTTCTGGATACCGGAATCGGCAAGGGACAATTCAACGGCGAGCCGTGCACCCTCCGCCTGAGCTTCAATGCGCCGGACTGCGCTAACCTCTGTGTTTCTCCGGTTGGCAGCTGAAATGCGCCGGACTGCCGCGAGAAAGTCGAACTTCAGAGAGCCCGGATCATGTTCGCTCATACGACTCAAGCTCGGAGGCAAGGACATCGAGAAAATCCAGATACCGTTTTACTCCGCGGGTATAAGAACCAACCGCGCCGGGGACATTTTTCTGCAACAGCATAAGTCGTTCGGAATCGAAGGGTCGATTATAGAGATTTCGAAACACATGACGGAACGCCCGGATTTCGTCCCAGACAAGGTTCTCCTCATGAGAAAAAAAGCGCGGCCTGACTCCCTGTATATCCAGAATCATTCGGGAAAGCAAATCTTTTTGCCAACTATCCCGGGAAAGACCGTTTTCAAAAAACTTCGAAATCCGGTAACAGGTATTTTCAACGCATCCATAGATATTATGAATGGTATAGCCGAGCGCCGCGTAATCAAGCTCGTCGGAAGAACCATGCGCGATGCGCTCCTCTGCCCGGCGGTTGCTGACAACAAGCGGTTCAACAAGACTCGCATCCAGCTCCAACTCGGACTTGAGCCTCATAATGTCCTCTACGCGTCGCGTTTCCATGCCTGTAAATGTACAGCCTTTTCAGAACCTTCGCCAGAGAGGATACTTCATCGCGCGGACAGTTTTCTGAACACAAAGGCGAATCGGACGGCGAACACGTACCAGGGTATGAGCGAAAGCACGGAGAAAACCAGGCCGACTGTGCCGGCGGTAGAAGGGATCATCATCAATATTCCGGAGGAAAGTCCCCATGCGGCAGATGCTTTGCCGAACAAGGGGCTCCTGAACATGATGATCGACAGGATCAGCAGGGTAACGCCGTTGAGCACGTAATAGGAGTCGAAGGCCGTGCCCTGCCAGCCGGAAAGCACCGCGGTGCCCGCTGTTGCCAGAAGAACGCGGGCGTCTGCATCGGCGGTTCCTGAATATTCGCGGGCAAGGGCGAACAGCTCAAAGGTCCGGTTGGACGAAATATAGGCGGCTATTCCGATCAAGCCCAGCATCACCGCGATCTGCATCATCCCTTTATTAATCCCTTTCAGGGTATGGTAGAAGGCCAGATAGATCACTGAAATGAGAATGTTGTTCACCAGGATAAACAGATCGGCGTGGAAAAAGCCGAGCAGCGGGTTGGCGGAAAAAAGAGCGAACCAGTCTTCTATTGAGCCGGGAATCCCGGTTGCCGCGAACACGACCAGCTGAACCGGAATAATAACGAGCATGATAAGGGTTGCGAAAAAGGCGCACGCGAACAAAGACGCGTACTCTCCTGAATCTCTTTTTTCCATTGGCGTTTAGCTCCTTGTTTTTCGAAGTGTATCCGGCGATCAGCAATTCGGCAACAAAAAAAGAGCGCGCCGTGTTCACAATTTTGTTGACAGCCTGTCAAACGATGCTATACTTCGGTTTATAGGTGTTACGTAACACCTGGCGAATGTGGTTGAGGAGAAATCTAGAGGAGGAAGGAAATGATGAAAGTTGCAACGAAAATCGCGGTCGCCGGATTGATGGCGGCAGTGATCGCGGGAGCTGCAGGATGTACTGGAGGAGGATCGAAAAAGGCGAAGGAAGCCTCGGTCAACATGTTCCAGCTTAAAGTGGAAATCAAGGACGCCCTTGACGGATACGCGGCGGCGTACACGGCGGCAAACCCCGGAACCAGGGTAACCGT
Encoded proteins:
- a CDS encoding nucleotidyltransferase domain-containing protein encodes the protein MSEHDPGSLKFDFLAAVRRISAANRRNTEVSAVRRIEAQAEGARLAVELSLADSGIQKIWGFGSTFEDALPFTLNSDIDLALEGGSLLGLYRIAERSAFPVDLVDITSATDAFAERVRSRGRLLFERGDG
- a CDS encoding ribonuclease toxin HepT-like protein, whose amino-acid sequence is METRRVEDIMRLKSELELDASLVEPLVVSNRRAEERIAHGSSDELDYAALGYTIHNIYGCVENTCYRISKFFENGLSRDSWQKDLLSRMILDIQGVRPRFFSHEENLVWDEIRAFRHVFRNLYNRPFDSERLMLLQKNVPGAVGSYTRGVKRYLDFLDVLASELESYERT
- a CDS encoding DUF4386 family protein, which gives rise to MEKRDSGEYASLFACAFFATLIMLVIIPVQLVVFAATGIPGSIEDWFALFSANPLLGFFHADLFILVNNILISVIYLAFYHTLKGINKGMMQIAVMLGLIGIAAYISSNRTFELFALAREYSGTADADARVLLATAGTAVLSGWQGTAFDSYYVLNGVTLLILSIIMFRSPLFGKASAAWGLSSGILMMIPSTAGTVGLVFSVLSLIPWYVFAVRFAFVFRKLSAR